Part of the Brachyspira hampsonii genome is shown below.
TATTGTTATTAATGATGCTATAAATATATATAAATTCATAGTCCAATAATTTAAATTTCTTATTATTACTTCTAATAAGTTATGCTGTTCTATAGATATAGCAAATATTATTTTTATTATACCATATAATATAAAAGCATTAAGTATATTATGATAAACATACTGTCTGGAATGTAAAGATAGTCCCAACATATAAAATGCAAATAGCATAATCCATAAATTAATAAATAATAATCCTATAGCATAAATGGGCATTTCTGTTAAAGTAATTATTTTTTGTAATGCTACTATTATTGGGAATACTTCAAATCCGAAAATTATATCTGCTGTAAAATTTGATAGATAATTTCCTATAGAATTTCTGTTAAATATACTTGATGTCTTTTCTACTTCTGAAGTTCCGCTAATTTCTTTTACTTCATGTAAAGATATTTCTTTATCAGTAATATATATATAGTCCCCAATATATAATTTTCCCATTAATGTAGGATCTATTAGTATTACATTTTTATAAGTATTATCTAGCAGTTTATATCCTACTTTTATCAAATAATTATCAATTTTAGTAAAATATCTTCCTGTATCATCTATGAATAATGAAGTTTTATCATTAAGTTCATTTCTAAGATAATCTATGTTTTTATTAAATGCTACTGTGTAAGCCGGATATAATGTCATAAAGAAAGCGAGAATACCTATTACTATAATAGTAGATAAACTTCCTGTAAATTTATTTAAAGCTCCTATTATTATTATAGAGGAAATACCTGATACTATAAAAATAGCAAGAAAATAATGCTCCATTAAATTTTTTATTAAATCAATATTCAGGTTTTGATAAATATTATTAGTATCCATAACTTTAAATAAATATATACCAAAATACATTATAAAAAACACTATAAAGAAAAGTGTAAGTGAAACAAAATTCTTAATGATTTTCATGATTATATATTATATCTATAGAGAGAAAAATTCAAGTATAAAAATAAAATTAAGCTGATTTAATATCATTTAATATTCCAAAATTATAAAAAGCATTATTGATATTGTTAAAAGACTCTAAATAATTGGATAATTCCATAACATTATAATCATTTTTTACAACACCATACATGTTTGCTAAAACTAAATCGCCTTTTTTATGCGATAACTCTCTTTTTAGTTCTATAAAATATTCCCATATTTCTTTTTCTA
Proteins encoded:
- a CDS encoding STAS domain-containing protein — translated: MINISFESSYYIKDDSVIIISLYNNIYDEHLPQIKDLFSEFIRKDINSIILDLSDCLFIEKEIWEYFIELKRELSHKKGDLVLANMYGVVKNDYNVMELSNYLESFNNINNAFYNFGILNDIKSA